A genome region from Cataglyphis hispanica isolate Lineage 1 chromosome 26, ULB_Chis1_1.0, whole genome shotgun sequence includes the following:
- the LOC126858566 gene encoding uncharacterized protein LOC126858566 isoform X1, whose product MPRRFSGPKIVNSPVRKGLVAVESLHVSKRISQEEKFKFLDVEPYYFYSQNINERDNKNNPDLHYGVSCHDSSIVPNNGLHIFDVAPQWALSNNLQWVDLQALVAHNTVQDIHDLHNKGKDITEASNLSSIYSTKLSQTARHNNRIANCNILSSTANESLSRQTRKLEKKQNDRLDNCQKDFSVETELQLLNINKTTESIYSFTKNQTKILPKSRKEPYYDTDVNYFSYVSKHSINTQNIAELKIALDNIEHNKEKEVCDSGSNISVIDNEPLDLVISSKESHNYSQAKDRICNYPYSSIGYKGTPLVDGAILKQKHHSPNVQSYNTEYKNIDYGLLKLSDLDELSCNSGKDKKLLKTINKLHTNNSEINGKTVTNDLKQERAHILDKYVTHVLPPRLSSDSKASWTHLQSNAKCNNIKKECCTKEEAHKSENTDLVQLTTCIPKLSNWACFEMSGQYPGHSRPPVGTPPPQTVWNHLTQGPGLNIHSTLSSAALSTAGFYTHPSMARASHLPSQLTPQLAHTQAPPTWHTPTVPSKSVMPTNTPGNPLFNLHMMVENRQNQNQYRNSPGSQSTLDLSSTSEIIPENYSRITQDIPISLTARNVDKGSRNGNIISPPIPLNGETSSDSGISSSVPTPNSVSEPVSLSTKEVTTPKITVKNFESNLKGVANLHDKIKEINVDNFSQKVINLPPSVTIERVIADKKELETPVKPKDTLSVIAQVPRNVLPVIVNLTSKMEKDVTDSPKRESSSERDRKHDETSVRSPKNLPKRGKKGVDSLLEKLEGGNKKLGSTENIGSVIVMPIEEKDTSSVKSISPERQKSKSPNREDEVVSPFSNDDSNDNTKQRRKRKLEKPVSREDEVVSPAFSNDDSNDNTKQRRKRKLEKPVRLSKDSKTEVEDMELEPTEPTEPRIIDLMSEETASSAPTTDVKIEEQIARGAEERISNKTMADENAEEILEENQPIRRRRSSEDTAISNLTNPANQRVRRKSSDDASSELFKVTSPKNANNTTTSTTTNAFVEVESELAKMFAGIVEADSDVKNEESKAELASTEIQGDSDATKIEGLENSFLSTTTDSQNAQNNPIDVSSTVDTKLSGKKGKKGKTQGKRKITRSSENIFGTSDSLPKETKKRRISKGLKKQDQASSSKKAKKNTKVDGLREMAYDSGSNASSIRSRGPVVHVEGPRDSPLSIQVVNAPREEEEEKTKEKRKSVGNGNGGRSKRLSHQNDLDYRGKVSRAGLFSSTLSSRYDAHTTDSTWVCVFCKQGPHSIVPGDPSRPHPNLAGPHIATGTYTVPAGVLSDLFGPYLIGKERLEDGILSADEQEITTEQKKGGKNKRSLRYAGLADQFSAKMGKKKRNSIESNTNAIFTGMTLHPGGEEQRWEVWLHEQCAVWAAGVYMAGGRVTGLQEAVWDAAKSICDSCGLTGANIGCVKRGCKAVTHYPCALTKGWHLDTNQYIPKCNVHRVT is encoded by the exons ATGCCCCGACGATTTTCGGGGCCGAAAATCGTAAATTCGCCCGTGCGGAAGGGTCTCGTTGCGGTAG AATCTCTGCATGTATCTAAACGTATATCACAAGAAGAGAAGTTTAAGTTTCTGGATGTAGAGCCATATTATTTCTactctcaaaatataaatgagcgagataataaaaataatccagATCTTCATTATGGTGTGAGTTGTCATGACTCTTCTATTGTTCCCAACAatg GACTACACATATTTGATGTTGCGCCACAATGGGCGCTATCAAACAATTTGCAGTGGGTTGATCTGCAAGCATTGGTAGCACATAATACTGTGCAGGACATACATGATTTACATAACAAAGGGAAAGATATCACAGAAGCTAGTAATCTAAGTTCAATATATTCTACAAAGTTGTCGCAAACGGCACGACACAATAATAGGATAGCGAATTGTAATATACTGAGTAGTACGGCTAATGAATCACTATCCAGACAAACGAGAAAATTGGAGAAAAAACAGAACGATAGGCTGGATAATTGCCAGAAGGATTTTAGTGTAGAGACAGaacttcaattattaaatatcaataaaacaaCGGAATCCATATATTCGTTTACAAAAAATCAAACCAAAATTTTGCCTAAATCGCGGAAAGAACCTTATTATGATACAGATGtcaattattttagttatgtATCAAAGCATTCAATTAATACGCAAAATATTGCTGAATTGAAAATTGCATTGGACAATATTGaacataataaagaaaaggaaGTTTGTGATTCTGGTAGCAACATTTCTGTAATTGATAATGAACCACTTGATTTAGTAATAAGTTCGAAAGAAAGCCATAATTATAGTCAGGCGAAAGATCGAATCTGTAATTATCCATATTCATCAATTGGCTATAAAGGGACACCTTTGGTGGATGGTGCCATTTTAAAACAGAAACATCATTCCCCTAATGTACAGAGTTATAACACAGAGTACAAGAATATAGATTATGGTTTATTGAAACTTTCTGATTTAGATGAGTTGTCATGTAATTCaggcaaagataaaaaattgttgaaaaccATCAATAAGTTACATACTAATAACAGTGAAATAAATGGGAAAACTGTAACAAATGATTTGAAACAAGAGAGAGCACATATTTTGGACAAATACGTTACACACGTATTACCACCGCGCTTAAGTAGTGACAGTAAAGCATCTTGGACACATTTGCAGTCGAATGCCAAATGTAACAATATCAAGAAAGAGTGCTGCACCAAGGAAGAGGCACACAAGTCAGAAAATACTGATTTGGTGCAATTGACCACCTGCATTCCAAAATTAAGCAATTGGGCTTGTTTCGAAATGTCAGGACAGTATCCAGGTCATAGCCGACCACCGGTTGGCACACCTCCACCGCAAACTGTCTGGAACCATCTCACACAAGGACCAG GTCTCAATATTCACTCAACTTTATCCAGTGCCGCATTGAGTACAGCCGGGTTCTACACACATCCATCTATGGCGCGAGCATCTCATTTACCATCTCAACTTACTCCTCAACTCGCTCATACACAAGCACCACCGACATGGCATACACCCACGGTCCCCTCGAAAAGTGTCATGCCGACTAACACACCGGGCAATCCCCTATTCAATTTACACATGATGGTGGAAAATCggcaaaatcaaaatcaatacAGAAATTCGCCTGGCTCGCAGAGCACGCTAGATCTCTCGTCTACGTCGGAGATTATTCCAGAGAATTATTCTCGAATAACTCAGGATATTCCAATCAGTTTGACCGCAAGAAATGTGGACAAAGGCAGTCGAAATGGTAACATAATTTCACCGCCGATACCGCTGAACGGGGAAACCTCGTCGGATAGCGGAATCAGTTCGTCTGTACCAACACCGAACTCCGTCAGCGAACCGGTCTCTCTATCAACGAAAGAAGTCACCACACCTAAAATAACAGTGAAAAACTTTGAGAGCAATTTAAAGGGAGTCGCGAATCTTCATGATAAGATTAAGGAAATAAATGTAGATAATTTTTCGCAGAAAGTGATAAATTTGCCGCCTAGTGTGACGATAGAAAGAGTGATCGCGGATAAGAAGGAGCTCGAAACTCCTGTGAAACCTAAGGACACGCTGAGTGTTATCGCGCAAGTGCCAAGGAATGTCTTACCTGTTATAGTCAATCTCACGTCCAAAATGGAAAAAGACGTCACGGATAGTCCTAAAAGAGAATCCTCTTCCGAAAGAGATAGGAAACATGACGAGACGAGCGTGAGATCGCCTAAGAATTTGccgaagagaggaaaaaagggTGTCGATTCTCTGTTAGAGAAATTAGAGGGTGGCAATAAGAAGCTCGGGAGTACCGAGAATATCGGTTCAGTGATTGTGATGCCAATAGAGGAGAAGGACACATCTAGTGTTAAAAGTATATCGCCGGAGAGACAAAAGTCTAAATCACCGAATCGCGAGGATGAGGTCGTGTCGCCTTTCAGCAATGATGATTCAAACGACAATACCAAGCAGCgaaggaaaagaaaacttGAAAAGCCTGTAAGTCGCGAGGATGAGGTCGTGTCGCCGGCTTTCAGCAATGACGACTCAAACGACAATACCAAGCAGCgaaggaaaagaaaacttGAAAAACCTGTGAGACTGAGTAAGGATTCGAAAACGGAAGTCGAAGATATGGAACTCGAGCCCACGGAACCTACGGAACCGAGAATTATTGATTTGATGTCAGAAGAGACGGCTAGTTCCGCACCGACGACTGACGTTAAGATCGAGGAACAGATTGCTAGAGGAGCGGAAGAGAGAATATCGAACAAGACAATGGCGGACGAAAATGCGGAAGAAATATTGGAGGAGAATCAGCCGATTCGAAGGCGAAGAAGTAGCGAGGATACTGCGATTAGTAACTTGACGAATCCGGCGAATCAAAGGGTACGAAGAAAATCCAGTGACGATGCGTCATCCGAGTTGTTCAAGGTGACGAGTCCGAAAAATGCGAACAACACGACGACATCGACAACAACGAATGCCTTCGTTGAGGTCGAGTCAGAACTGGCAAAGATGTTCGCCGGGATCGTGGAAGCAGATTCAGATGTCAAAAATGAAGAATCAAAAGCGGAACTCGCGAGTACTGAGATTCAGGGCGATAGTGACGCTACAAAAATCGAGGGTCTTGAAAATAGTTTTCTGTCAACGACGACGGATTCTCAGAACGCTCAGAACAATCCCATTGATGTTTCCTCGACTGTAGATACAAAATTGTCAGGGAAGAAGGGTAAAAAGGGCAAGACGCAGGGCAAAAGGAAAATAACCAGGTCGTCGGAGAATATCTTCGGCACGAGTGATTCCCTGCCAAAAGAAACGAAGAAGAGGCGGATATCCAAAGGTTTGAAGAAACAGGATCAAGCTTCTTCTTCGAAGAAGGCGAAGAAAAACACCAAAGTCGACGGCCTCAGAGAAATGGCGTATGATTCTGGTTCGAACGCGAGTTCGATTAGATCGCGGGGCCCAGTGGTCCATGTGGAGGGACCTAGGGACAGTCCGTTGAGTATTCAAGTGGTTAATGCGccgagggaggaggaggaggagaaaacTAAGGAGAAACGGAAAAGTGTCGGCAATGGAAATGGAGGCCGAAGTAAGAGGCTTAGTCATCAGAATGATTTAGATTATAGAG GTAAAGTTAGTAGAGCAGGTCTCTTCAGTTCAACTTTATCGTCGCGGTATGATGCGCATACCACGGATTCAACTTGGGTCTGTGTATTTTGCAAACAAGGTCCTCATTCTATTGTACCCGGAGATCCGTCCAGACCACATCCAAATCTGGCCGGACCGCACATTGCAACTGGAACATACaca GTTCCAGCAGGCGTATTAAGCGACTTATTTGGACCATACTTGATTGGCAAGGAACGGTTGGAGGATGGTATTTTATCGGCCGACGAACAAGAGATTACGACGGAACAAAAGAAAGGTGGCAAGAATAAGAGGAGCTTGAGGTACGCGGGTCTGGCGGATCAATTCTCCGCAAAGATGGGCAAAAAGAAACGTAATTCTATCGAAAGTAATACAAACGCCATCTTCACCGGTATGACTCTACATCCCGGTGGAGAGGAGCAACGATGGGAAGTATGGCTTCACGAACAATGTGCGGTATGGGCAGCTGGAGTTTACATGGCGG GTGGCAGAGTGACAGGATTGCAAGAAGCGGTATGGGATGCCGCCAAGTCAATATGCGACTCCTGCGGCTTGACGGGAGCGAACATTGGGTGCGTGAAACGAGGATGCAAGGCTGTTACACATTATCCATGCGCATTGACGAAAGGTTGGCATCTCGACACAAATCAGTACATACCTAAGTGTAATGTTCATCGAGTTACGTGA
- the LOC126858566 gene encoding uncharacterized protein LOC126858566 isoform X3 — protein sequence MPMTKGRSLKQSLHVSKRISQEEKFKFLDVEPYYFYSQNINERDNKNNPDLHYGVSCHDSSIVPNNGLHIFDVAPQWALSNNLQWVDLQALVAHNTVQDIHDLHNKGKDITEASNLSSIYSTKLSQTARHNNRIANCNILSSTANESLSRQTRKLEKKQNDRLDNCQKDFSVETELQLLNINKTTESIYSFTKNQTKILPKSRKEPYYDTDVNYFSYVSKHSINTQNIAELKIALDNIEHNKEKEVCDSGSNISVIDNEPLDLVISSKESHNYSQAKDRICNYPYSSIGYKGTPLVDGAILKQKHHSPNVQSYNTEYKNIDYGLLKLSDLDELSCNSGKDKKLLKTINKLHTNNSEINGKTVTNDLKQERAHILDKYVTHVLPPRLSSDSKASWTHLQSNAKCNNIKKECCTKEEAHKSENTDLVQLTTCIPKLSNWACFEMSGQYPGHSRPPVGTPPPQTVWNHLTQGPGLNIHSTLSSAALSTAGFYTHPSMARASHLPSQLTPQLAHTQAPPTWHTPTVPSKSVMPTNTPGNPLFNLHMMVENRQNQNQYRNSPGSQSTLDLSSTSEIIPENYSRITQDIPISLTARNVDKGSRNGNIISPPIPLNGETSSDSGISSSVPTPNSVSEPVSLSTKEVTTPKITVKNFESNLKGVANLHDKIKEINVDNFSQKVINLPPSVTIERVIADKKELETPVKPKDTLSVIAQVPRNVLPVIVNLTSKMEKDVTDSPKRESSSERDRKHDETSVRSPKNLPKRGKKGVDSLLEKLEGGNKKLGSTENIGSVIVMPIEEKDTSSVKSISPERQKSKSPNREDEVVSPFSNDDSNDNTKQRRKRKLEKPVSREDEVVSPAFSNDDSNDNTKQRRKRKLEKPVRLSKDSKTEVEDMELEPTEPTEPRIIDLMSEETASSAPTTDVKIEEQIARGAEERISNKTMADENAEEILEENQPIRRRRSSEDTAISNLTNPANQRVRRKSSDDASSELFKVTSPKNANNTTTSTTTNAFVEVESELAKMFAGIVEADSDVKNEESKAELASTEIQGDSDATKIEGLENSFLSTTTDSQNAQNNPIDVSSTVDTKLSGKKGKKGKTQGKRKITRSSENIFGTSDSLPKETKKRRISKGLKKQDQASSSKKAKKNTKVDGLREMAYDSGSNASSIRSRGPVVHVEGPRDSPLSIQVVNAPREEEEEKTKEKRKSVGNGNGGRSKRLSHQNDLDYRGKVSRAGLFSSTLSSRYDAHTTDSTWVCVFCKQGPHSIVPGDPSRPHPNLAGPHIATGTYTVPAGVLSDLFGPYLIGKERLEDGILSADEQEITTEQKKGGKNKRSLRYAGLADQFSAKMGKKKRNSIESNTNAIFTGMTLHPGGEEQRWEVWLHEQCAVWAAGVYMAGGRVTGLQEAVWDAAKSICDSCGLTGANIGCVKRGCKAVTHYPCALTKGWHLDTNQYIPKCNVHRVT from the exons ATGCCCATGACAAAAGGTAGAAGTCTAAAGc AATCTCTGCATGTATCTAAACGTATATCACAAGAAGAGAAGTTTAAGTTTCTGGATGTAGAGCCATATTATTTCTactctcaaaatataaatgagcgagataataaaaataatccagATCTTCATTATGGTGTGAGTTGTCATGACTCTTCTATTGTTCCCAACAatg GACTACACATATTTGATGTTGCGCCACAATGGGCGCTATCAAACAATTTGCAGTGGGTTGATCTGCAAGCATTGGTAGCACATAATACTGTGCAGGACATACATGATTTACATAACAAAGGGAAAGATATCACAGAAGCTAGTAATCTAAGTTCAATATATTCTACAAAGTTGTCGCAAACGGCACGACACAATAATAGGATAGCGAATTGTAATATACTGAGTAGTACGGCTAATGAATCACTATCCAGACAAACGAGAAAATTGGAGAAAAAACAGAACGATAGGCTGGATAATTGCCAGAAGGATTTTAGTGTAGAGACAGaacttcaattattaaatatcaataaaacaaCGGAATCCATATATTCGTTTACAAAAAATCAAACCAAAATTTTGCCTAAATCGCGGAAAGAACCTTATTATGATACAGATGtcaattattttagttatgtATCAAAGCATTCAATTAATACGCAAAATATTGCTGAATTGAAAATTGCATTGGACAATATTGaacataataaagaaaaggaaGTTTGTGATTCTGGTAGCAACATTTCTGTAATTGATAATGAACCACTTGATTTAGTAATAAGTTCGAAAGAAAGCCATAATTATAGTCAGGCGAAAGATCGAATCTGTAATTATCCATATTCATCAATTGGCTATAAAGGGACACCTTTGGTGGATGGTGCCATTTTAAAACAGAAACATCATTCCCCTAATGTACAGAGTTATAACACAGAGTACAAGAATATAGATTATGGTTTATTGAAACTTTCTGATTTAGATGAGTTGTCATGTAATTCaggcaaagataaaaaattgttgaaaaccATCAATAAGTTACATACTAATAACAGTGAAATAAATGGGAAAACTGTAACAAATGATTTGAAACAAGAGAGAGCACATATTTTGGACAAATACGTTACACACGTATTACCACCGCGCTTAAGTAGTGACAGTAAAGCATCTTGGACACATTTGCAGTCGAATGCCAAATGTAACAATATCAAGAAAGAGTGCTGCACCAAGGAAGAGGCACACAAGTCAGAAAATACTGATTTGGTGCAATTGACCACCTGCATTCCAAAATTAAGCAATTGGGCTTGTTTCGAAATGTCAGGACAGTATCCAGGTCATAGCCGACCACCGGTTGGCACACCTCCACCGCAAACTGTCTGGAACCATCTCACACAAGGACCAG GTCTCAATATTCACTCAACTTTATCCAGTGCCGCATTGAGTACAGCCGGGTTCTACACACATCCATCTATGGCGCGAGCATCTCATTTACCATCTCAACTTACTCCTCAACTCGCTCATACACAAGCACCACCGACATGGCATACACCCACGGTCCCCTCGAAAAGTGTCATGCCGACTAACACACCGGGCAATCCCCTATTCAATTTACACATGATGGTGGAAAATCggcaaaatcaaaatcaatacAGAAATTCGCCTGGCTCGCAGAGCACGCTAGATCTCTCGTCTACGTCGGAGATTATTCCAGAGAATTATTCTCGAATAACTCAGGATATTCCAATCAGTTTGACCGCAAGAAATGTGGACAAAGGCAGTCGAAATGGTAACATAATTTCACCGCCGATACCGCTGAACGGGGAAACCTCGTCGGATAGCGGAATCAGTTCGTCTGTACCAACACCGAACTCCGTCAGCGAACCGGTCTCTCTATCAACGAAAGAAGTCACCACACCTAAAATAACAGTGAAAAACTTTGAGAGCAATTTAAAGGGAGTCGCGAATCTTCATGATAAGATTAAGGAAATAAATGTAGATAATTTTTCGCAGAAAGTGATAAATTTGCCGCCTAGTGTGACGATAGAAAGAGTGATCGCGGATAAGAAGGAGCTCGAAACTCCTGTGAAACCTAAGGACACGCTGAGTGTTATCGCGCAAGTGCCAAGGAATGTCTTACCTGTTATAGTCAATCTCACGTCCAAAATGGAAAAAGACGTCACGGATAGTCCTAAAAGAGAATCCTCTTCCGAAAGAGATAGGAAACATGACGAGACGAGCGTGAGATCGCCTAAGAATTTGccgaagagaggaaaaaagggTGTCGATTCTCTGTTAGAGAAATTAGAGGGTGGCAATAAGAAGCTCGGGAGTACCGAGAATATCGGTTCAGTGATTGTGATGCCAATAGAGGAGAAGGACACATCTAGTGTTAAAAGTATATCGCCGGAGAGACAAAAGTCTAAATCACCGAATCGCGAGGATGAGGTCGTGTCGCCTTTCAGCAATGATGATTCAAACGACAATACCAAGCAGCgaaggaaaagaaaacttGAAAAGCCTGTAAGTCGCGAGGATGAGGTCGTGTCGCCGGCTTTCAGCAATGACGACTCAAACGACAATACCAAGCAGCgaaggaaaagaaaacttGAAAAACCTGTGAGACTGAGTAAGGATTCGAAAACGGAAGTCGAAGATATGGAACTCGAGCCCACGGAACCTACGGAACCGAGAATTATTGATTTGATGTCAGAAGAGACGGCTAGTTCCGCACCGACGACTGACGTTAAGATCGAGGAACAGATTGCTAGAGGAGCGGAAGAGAGAATATCGAACAAGACAATGGCGGACGAAAATGCGGAAGAAATATTGGAGGAGAATCAGCCGATTCGAAGGCGAAGAAGTAGCGAGGATACTGCGATTAGTAACTTGACGAATCCGGCGAATCAAAGGGTACGAAGAAAATCCAGTGACGATGCGTCATCCGAGTTGTTCAAGGTGACGAGTCCGAAAAATGCGAACAACACGACGACATCGACAACAACGAATGCCTTCGTTGAGGTCGAGTCAGAACTGGCAAAGATGTTCGCCGGGATCGTGGAAGCAGATTCAGATGTCAAAAATGAAGAATCAAAAGCGGAACTCGCGAGTACTGAGATTCAGGGCGATAGTGACGCTACAAAAATCGAGGGTCTTGAAAATAGTTTTCTGTCAACGACGACGGATTCTCAGAACGCTCAGAACAATCCCATTGATGTTTCCTCGACTGTAGATACAAAATTGTCAGGGAAGAAGGGTAAAAAGGGCAAGACGCAGGGCAAAAGGAAAATAACCAGGTCGTCGGAGAATATCTTCGGCACGAGTGATTCCCTGCCAAAAGAAACGAAGAAGAGGCGGATATCCAAAGGTTTGAAGAAACAGGATCAAGCTTCTTCTTCGAAGAAGGCGAAGAAAAACACCAAAGTCGACGGCCTCAGAGAAATGGCGTATGATTCTGGTTCGAACGCGAGTTCGATTAGATCGCGGGGCCCAGTGGTCCATGTGGAGGGACCTAGGGACAGTCCGTTGAGTATTCAAGTGGTTAATGCGccgagggaggaggaggaggagaaaacTAAGGAGAAACGGAAAAGTGTCGGCAATGGAAATGGAGGCCGAAGTAAGAGGCTTAGTCATCAGAATGATTTAGATTATAGAG GTAAAGTTAGTAGAGCAGGTCTCTTCAGTTCAACTTTATCGTCGCGGTATGATGCGCATACCACGGATTCAACTTGGGTCTGTGTATTTTGCAAACAAGGTCCTCATTCTATTGTACCCGGAGATCCGTCCAGACCACATCCAAATCTGGCCGGACCGCACATTGCAACTGGAACATACaca GTTCCAGCAGGCGTATTAAGCGACTTATTTGGACCATACTTGATTGGCAAGGAACGGTTGGAGGATGGTATTTTATCGGCCGACGAACAAGAGATTACGACGGAACAAAAGAAAGGTGGCAAGAATAAGAGGAGCTTGAGGTACGCGGGTCTGGCGGATCAATTCTCCGCAAAGATGGGCAAAAAGAAACGTAATTCTATCGAAAGTAATACAAACGCCATCTTCACCGGTATGACTCTACATCCCGGTGGAGAGGAGCAACGATGGGAAGTATGGCTTCACGAACAATGTGCGGTATGGGCAGCTGGAGTTTACATGGCGG GTGGCAGAGTGACAGGATTGCAAGAAGCGGTATGGGATGCCGCCAAGTCAATATGCGACTCCTGCGGCTTGACGGGAGCGAACATTGGGTGCGTGAAACGAGGATGCAAGGCTGTTACACATTATCCATGCGCATTGACGAAAGGTTGGCATCTCGACACAAATCAGTACATACCTAAGTGTAATGTTCATCGAGTTACGTGA